From Lycium barbarum isolate Lr01 unplaced genomic scaffold, ASM1917538v2 unchr_scaffold_93, whole genome shotgun sequence:
TATGCCTAGTTTGTGTAGCGtccagtaaaacgggcataacttctAGGACAAATCTCTGTTTGTGCTCTATAATATATGgttgaaaggtatttcaaagacctacaactttcatattctaagctttctcaaattctcaacgaaTTAAGGGTTTAAGGGTGCCCGAAGTAGGCATGTCGACCATTTTCGCAAAAAcgcacaaactttcaaatttcCTCTGAAACTCTAACAGTACGAGTCTAACCTTTATTGTAAGATACGagatgttacaatatctcccccttgggatcattcgtcctcgaatgatgggtctttGTTAAGAATGgaactggacatggcttgaacaCATGATcatgaaggaaacatgacatagAACATAAGAGCTCGACATGATTatgtgggaacatggtcatggatcatgagaactgaatacgtgattacatagaAACGTGTATATGGGAAAATGAAACTGAGTAGTACCTACATGAACGAGAATcgtgaaacatttgtcctcgatttatgactagttaTTAAGAATTACTACTAACTCTGGAATTTACAAAAATTATGACAAGACTACCTTCGTAATTCGGActctcacgacatttctcaaaagcctgccagctaactaaagtaccaacacaaacctcacagggtatcttaatacgcatgataTGATATAACGTGATTACGGAATCTTgaatgtggctaacatgaatactgagctgaccTGAACACATGGATATTGGCtaaatgattacatgattactatacatggggtttggaagagaaTCTGTAGGCaggaatgacatgagtactggaaaataggcacgaacatgacataaGTACCTGGGCGTGAGgggcatgacgtgggacatataTATGAAGGCTGGttggcatgaatacatgagtgctaaattgtcatgagatacgaatatgtgtaaacatggatatcataacatgAGTTCTGAATGTCAGAAACAAGATTGTTACAATATGAGGGATGAATATTGAGCGCGGGTAGGATCTGAACACTTAGAGACTTAATCATAGTCGTTCGTATGTCACCACGATAGATATGAGATAAGAGTACAACTTAGGCCTTGGATGAAATCGCAAATTGGTGAAAATGAGTCTGACATAAGTCATAGAATAGAAATAGGATCCCAACATCTAGTGTGAAACTCGAGCATGGCATGACATGAGTACGTCAAATATGAGTAGAGAACTCCCGAAAATATATAAGATCTATAGGGTGCAGGAAAGAAACTCTTGTTCGTTTTGAAACTTAGATGTGAATACCTTAGATTATCTTACTTTTCATTCATCAATCCCATTATCGTGAGCGGGTCATAAAGAATCATAAGGGAAAGGAATTCGTAGGTACAAATCATGTGAAATGCTTCATGTTAGAGTATGGGCGGGACATGAGTACATTGAACATGAAGGACGTAACTTGGAGCATGAGTACATGGAAACGTGATTAATATGACATGAAACGTAAATACGCAAATAGCATGACATGGGGAACGGGGACATAAGCAACATATCATTTACATGAATACTTCGTTCGTCAAGCACTTAAGACGTGAGTAGtaagtcaccttgaacataaaCAAGGCATAGGTACTTCAGAAAAGAGAAgggcatcctttgtgccaagTTATGAGATGGTTTAAAACATTGGCCAAAggaacataagcacgaattaTATCGAATCATGGGTAAGTCATCCATCTTGATCTACTTTTATCATTACCTATCACAATCATTATTACGCTATTTCTATATGTGGATGGTCGAGTAATTCTATCGTGGGCACGAGTACGTGAAAACGTAAGTAGTATACTATTGGAGTCGAAATAAGTCATTTAAATAAGGCATTCTCCTTTTGTCCAAAGAATAGGTGTGCTTTCCATAGGATTCTTAGTCTTTAAACTCTTATATTACCTTACCTTCGATCATTATCAAAGTCAACATCATAATCGGAAAGTACTTAGAAGTTAGAATGTGGATATGAGTATAAAAAGCACGATAGATACGTGGGACATGAATGCAGTTTATCAGTTCAATGAGTTTTTGGGAGAAATTTTATTAGGTGTGAGACATGCTAGTCATAGTTGTGTGAGGATGTTGTTGCTCGGCATTTGGAATCACGGGCCCCATCTCTTCACTACTTTGCCACGTCTCCCATCTCTATCTTTTTGGGGGAAAGTCGGTCGGGTAGTGGGTCAAAATAATTTATTCCTATATGGGGTTTTCAGTTCGTGGGTTGGGTCTTTTTTAAAGGCTGCCACGTGTCCAATCTGTTAgaatgaggggtatatttagaaGTTTACCAGACGGCAGGGGTACGTATGACTAAAAAGTATAACGGATGATGAATTTCAACAATAAATCAtaatagaggggtatatttgaaccttttccgAATAAAATTTTCAATCTAATTACAATGTCTCATAAAAAGTTACTGGGTTCCTAGACGCCCCACATTCGCTATTGTAGATCCGCCCCCGCCTCTATGCTATATTGCTATGCAATTAATATTGTTTGCTTTCAAGAACTATTATTATTGAGAATAATATGGATAAAAGTCAATTATATCTTATTTTCTAAAATGACAAGCATTTGGTTCGATTATTTTTAGTAATTATAACAACTAAAAAGGGCCGGATAGAGTGGTAAATTTTGTCGTTAATTTTAAAAAAGAGGGTAAATAATTGTTAGCTTGAAAAATAATAGTCTGTTAATGAAAAGGGTAAATATGCACCCTTTGTGTAACGACAATGCTATATATGCATTGCTTTTCTAACGAGGGATATATCTGCTCTatatcgcaaagttgaggggtatatttaccCGTTTTCCCTTCATAAATTTAATCATTTAATTACACCAAAATTTGACAAGACATAAGTATTCAGTTTGCCCCAACTTGTATTCCTTTATTCAACTACTACTAGTCCTATAGTCACTTTAAACGGAATAGTACCTACTTTTGGAAGTTATACCCTTTTGTTGATCGTAAAAACGTTGGTGATGCGTGTGAAATTTGCACCCTCAATTAGTTGAAGGCGATAGATTAGTGAGATTAACTACTATGCACTGTGAGTAGAAGCATATTTTACACGGTCATGTAATCTTGATGGATTTCAACAGGTAATATTTTCAATTATTCTCAATCTTTAATAAAAAAGTAAATGAGGACAATAGAAGTTTAAGGCAATCTCTATGTTTATTCTACAGAATTTATTCTTACCAAAAATAGGAAACATTGTTCCAGAACCAGTTCTTGTATTCATTTCTTGTTAGTTTTAGGGAATTACTGTTACTTCAAACCATTGAAGCAATCTGAAGCAATTATCAACACAATTCTATAGAATAactttgcactcattttttttttttttaatttctgattttgaaaaattctataGGAACAATCGATTGCGCCTAGGACATCTGAATATGTTTCCACCATCAGGTAAATTAAAGTACTTAAAGTAACTTTTATAATTAAGAGTTAAAAAAAAGTAGTGTCCTAATTGCACTCTAATCAAATttgttatttccttttttttagcATAAATCAAATCTGTGTTCCTTGTTACGTGAACTCCTTAACAAAATCGTCACTATCAACGAAGCAACTTTTAATGCTTTAAATTTTGTTAACTTTGCAAGAAGTAATTCTTCATCGCTTCGACCATTGTTGCCCTTGAGGAGTTTCTTTTGTTTTGAGGATTTACTacacatattttttattttctttgtgatggctcaataaatatttttttttctttctattctctttAGTGGAGAAACATCTGTAACTGGAGTTTTCAGATATCATAtcaaaattttaaattaaattcAGTGCTTATATTAAAGAGGTCAAAGTCATAAAAGAGTCGGGAAAGAAAGAACAAATAATGGAAGGAGTTTGCAGAAGGGCCAGAATTTAACTGAGGATTTGGAAGAGAGAGTAATTGTACTGCTTAATATTAGGAAAGAAAAGAAATAccccctccgttcacttttacttccaaaataaattttcacttttacttgtcacttttagcatatcaaaataagtcaatttatttttttctgttttacccatagtattaattactcacttcaaatcatatttgaaattcaataaaattatgcatcaattaatatggatacattggtaaattatgcacttcatttatcaTTTCTTAAACGGTGTGAAAAgtctaaagtggacaagtaaaagtgaacggaaagACTAGTTGGAAAGTAAATTTTATGTAATAGTGTAATATAATTTATACACTAACAGTGCACAAAACTTAAAACTCCGCCAAAAAATCACATAAGACAAACACTTTCCATTCTTTAATATGGAATTTGATCTTTTCACAAAGCATTATAGTTCTATCATTCTATGAATTAATATAGTGGTGCTACGCTAACGTAAACAAATAAAATTTCTAACATCAGATCGAACTAAGATCAAAATTAGATTATCGAGCACTGTATTAATATAGGAAAAGATTTTGCTCTTGTTGAAACAAAGATTTCCGCTAATTCAACAACTAAAGTTTTCAACACAATGGTGAGAATACTCGAATTTCTTGATTAGAGAAAGGTCTGTTAGTATTTCTTGAATTGCTTCCTTGTCAAGTCTGTTCTTGATAGATGGGACCATAGCAATACCTTCCTTAACAGTTTCTGGACAAAGATTTCCACAACACATAGCTCGAATTCATCAAGTGGATACCTACTAAGGATCTCTCTAGCTTGTTTAACACCATGACGGTTCTTGTAATGACTGAAACACTTCACATATTGTAGTGACTTTTCAAATACCTGCGAAATCCGATTCGTTAGATCATCAGACATCTGCTTATACTTGTGTTCAAGAATCAATGCGACTTCACAATTCATTAGACATTTGGCCTGTAAAAACTCATCATCAATCTTGAGCTCGCCTgcgttttcttcttctttccacgACATCTTTGAGTCTAGATCACTTTGGTTGATCAATGTTTATATTTTTGTGTTTGTGTTTGCAAATGTGAAGGTGGTTTATTGTTTGTATGGAGTCCAATATATATACTAATTATTTTTGGAAGCTTTCATAATTAAATTTCTATTCATAATTCTTGATTCGAACCAATTTAAGAAAACGTGTATTAGTGCTTAAAAATAAAATTTCCATATTAGTCTTTTTTTTCTTATTTGGAAACCAAATATGAAATAATTTTATCCTAATCCCACCCTATATGGGGaatagaaaacaaaaacaaacgtGTATAAAAACgtgttttgtccttcaaatttaATATGTGTTCTTCTTCTTCATGTTTCAGtattaacaaaataaaataatttgtatCCTAATCCTTACATGTTCGGGAAATCACAAACAAGAAGTATTAAAACGTTTTTAGTCCcttaaaattaagttcatcgctCAACATTAACAAGGGGAGATGAAGAGATATTCACTACgcaaagagagaaaaagagaaggCAAAGTTGTTGAATACGAGAGAATGAGTTGGGATGCATTGAAGAAGACTATCAATGGATTGATGAATAAGGTGAACGCGATCAACATTAAAAACGTCATTCCTGAATTATTTTCAGAGAATTTAATTCGAGGGAGAGGCTTGTTCTGTAGATCAATCATGAAGTCTCAAATGGCTTCTCCAATATTCACTGACGTGTTTGCTGCGTTAGTTTCTGTTGTTAACAGCAAAATCCCAGTAATAGGAGATCTTTTGTTAAGAAGATTGAAACTTCAACTGAAAAGACCTGTTAATAAGCCTCAGTTGTTATCATCTGTCAAGTTTATTGCTCATCTTGTGAATCAGCAAGTCGTTCACGAGCTTATTGCTCTCCAATTACTTACTGTTTTTCTGGAGGAACCCACTGATGATAGTGTTGAGGTTGCAGTTAGTTTCGTTACGGAATGTGGTTCGATTCTTCAGGACCTGTGTCCGTTTGGGTTGCACGCTGTTTTTGAGCGGTTTCGAGGGATACTTCATGAAGGAGAAATTGATAAAAGGGTTCAGTTCTTGATTGAAAACGTTTTTGCGTTGAGAAAAGCAAGGTTTCAGGGATATCCGGCTGTTCGTCCTGAACTTGACCTAGTTGAGCAGGAAGATCAATTAACTCATGAAATCTCTCTATCAGATAAGGTAGATTCAGAAATTGCTTTAGACGTTTTCAGGCCGGATCCTAATTTTGCAGAAAATGAAAAGAAGTATGAAGAGTTAAAGAAGATGATACTAGGTGAAGAATCTGAGAAAGAAGAAGATTCTTATGCAGAATcagatgaagaagatgatgaagagCAAAGGGAAATAAAAGATGAGACGGAGACAAACTTGATCAATCTTCGAAGGACGATCTACCAGACGATTAGGTCAAGTGTTGATTTTGAAGAAGCAGGGCATAAGCTATTGAAAATTAAAATAGAACCTGGTCAGGAGAAGGAATTATGCATAATGTTATTGGAGTGTTGCAGTCAGGAGAGGGCTTATCTCCGTTACTATGGACAGTTGGGGCGACGGTTTTGCATGATCAACAAAGTTTATGAGGAGAATTTTGATAAATGCTTTGTGCAGCAATACTCCATGATCCACCGTCTTGAAACTAATCAACTACGCAATATGGCTAAGTTTTTCGCTCATTTACTCGCTACTGATGCACTGCCTTGGGATGTTTTGGCTTAGTACGTCTGACAGAAGAGGATACTACGTCTTCTTCTCGTATATTTATCAAAATTCTATTCCAGGAGTTGGCAGAGCACCTTGGCATCCGTTTGTTGAACGAACGTCTTAATGATCCCAGTACGCAACAGTCTTTTGAGTCAATACTTCCAAAGGATAATCCAAAAAATACGAGGTTTGCTATCAACTTCTTCACTTCCATTGGTCTAGGTGCAATAACTGAAAATTTGCGAGCGTATTTGAAGAACATGTCAAAGCTAATCATGCAAGAACAAAAGTCTGTCCCAAAATCAAGTGAATCATATAGTTCTAGTTCTGATTCAGAATCTTTGGGGTCTGACTCAGAATCTGACAGCAGTGACAGGGAAAGAGACGATCGTCAAAGGAAGAGAAGGAGAAGAACTTAGAATTTTTAGATTACCAAGTCTTTTAAGTCTGAAATTGTAGTTAAAtgttttttgtatatcatttcatTTCAGTTGTCTGATATTCTAATTTGACAAACTAGTCACTCTGGTGTTGCTATCAAAGAAGACTGTACAATGTAAAATCCCTAATGCTACACCCTGCTATAAATTCTGGACAAAATAGTTATAATGATACATGTGTGAAGATGATCGTTAAACTCCATAAACATGCCAGCAGCAGTTGCCCTAGTTGAACTACTTAAGAGTAAAAGAAATTGGTTTTGTTTTTGTCTTGAAATCTGTTGTGCAATAGTATCAATTGACAACAATCCATAGTTTCCTAATCAAAAGTAAAGTTTTAGCAATCTGAGTTTTAGTATATTCCAAGGATGATGATTCCTGAAAAGTAATATTTCATCTGCATCTTCTAGTTACAGTTGTTCAAATTGGATTCATATTTTCTTTCTGTATCTTATAGTCAGGTTTCGAGATGGTCAACTCAACTATCTAGTCAAAATCAACTACCATAATCTTGAGGCCCAAGAGGTCAACTACCTTGGAGCTACGGTTACTGGTTCTTGTTTTTTCCAATTAAAATATGAAAGCAGGAAGATAGGTGCAAGCTATATTAAAAGGTGCTTATTTTAATTTCTGGAGAGACATCCCCTGTCTTCACCCATTCTTCCAAAAATATGGGTAGTCACAAAAAGAAGACGAAGCTAGTGAAGCCCCAAGAAAAGGTTAAGAGCTTTGTAGAGCCATGGCCAAATCTTCCTAAACAACTCCTCAATTTTATTGGAAGCCAACATCCTGATCTAATGCAAAACATCGTTTTTCGTGGTGTTACTAAATCATGGAGAGCAGCACCTAAGCAATGTAGTGCCAACGCACGATTACCATGGCTTGAAATTTCCAACAAAGATTACTACCAGTCCAAGACTCATCAAGAGCATAATTTCAACATCTCATTTAAACCAGGTATATATTGGTGGTGCTGTACTAATAGAAGGCCATGGGATAATGTTTGGACCCATTTTCATGGTTGTTCACACGGATCGATTGTCGCTGGAGGGAAGGATCCTGCAAATTACTGTCTCTTGGTTCCTGGTCCAAGGAACGCTGGTCGGGGTATTCCCCCTTGGGATGCCACGATTCCATTCAAGTTAGCAATTTTGTCTTTTAATCCTTCGAATATTTGTAAGATCCTCTCTGTGATGGTGCTAACAGGCTGTTCCTATTCACTTTTTGTGGTTTGTCCTCCGGAATATCCATTGAAATGGATGAAAGAAACAAGCAGCCTTGTCAATCCGAATTGTTCAAAAAGACAACTTATGATACTTACTAACGCCATCGGCTTGGAAGGGAAGTTTTATGCATTAAGTTTGCAGGGTACTTTAGCGGTTATTGAAGAAATTGAATCTAAGTTTCAAGTCACTAAATTAAGCAGAAGCCGCGCTGTTCCATCAGTTTTCTCAAAACACTTCACAGAGTATCTTATTGAATCCAATGGAGAGATCTTGTTGATTTTCTTGATATCAGAACAATCGAATAGGAAGGTGGACAAAGTGGAAGTGTTCAAGCGCCAGATGGATGACCTATCATGGTTAAAAGTGGACAACCTCGGAGATAGAACATTGTCCGCAGGGACTGAATGTTGTATGTCAGTTACTGCAAGTCAAGCAACTGTGTCTATTTCAATGAGCTACCACTAATACTTGGCGGCTTTATGAAATGGGAGGTGCTACTATTTTTCCCTGTTTTGATTATTATGGTTGTCAAACAAAGAGTCCAGCATGGGACGAGCAAATAGTGGAGAACAATTTCTTGTAAGATGTAAAAAAAATGTCAAATCCTGTTATCACTTGTCTATGCTGTATAAAGCACTACTTATTCTATTCAGCTTAGTCTTCCAATAATGATAGTGATAACTTTACACCTTCTAAAAGGCACTCAACCAAAAGCAGACTACATCAGGAAAAAAAGTACATATCAATAGGTTCATTTTTTCCCCATAAAATGCAGCCCAATAAGAATTACTAAGAAGGACAAAAAATCGCAAAACTCCATTGTGCTGCAAATTATTCATTaaaatattaatatggaagttcAAGTTTTGTATTACAGATGACTTTATCTCTAAAGCTAGAATGCAGAAGCACCTTATCAAGAATTCATTCTCCCTTTAACCTCAAATCTATTTAATGTAAAAGAAGTCTCAGTTTACTTTTTAATCTTGGAGGTAATAGAGAGATTATTTTAAGGGTGCCAAAGACGGCAGCTACAAGGGAGTTTTAAGTTAGAAATGCCGGCTTTTGCAGCAGAAAGAATCAAAAGTTTGAAATACCGGCTTTTGATGGTAGTTTATCAAATAGATAAAGGAAAAAACCAGTTAACAAGGTAGTCCCATTTATTATAATagtcttatctttttttttccgTCTTTTAAAATAATCTGTCTACAATCATTATGAAGTAGCTTTTGGTACTTTGCTGGTGGCATTTTGTCTTTCTGACATGAACAAGAAGTCTACACACGGCTTTGTTTCTGCAAAATATCTAGCTTTTTAATgcaatatatgtatgtataaaaaaCATATTGAAAAACTGATATAAAAAACTGAAACTCCGATTTTTAGTTTAAGAAAGTTCCTCAAGATATTAGTCTTTTAACTGAAGTGTCTGTTCTGTTAGATTTCAGATTCTCAAAACAGTTAAAcgaaatcctttttgaatatagtTGGTACTATTAGCACTGTATTCTTTTTTCTGCTAGAGTGATGTTAATTGCAAGATACAAATAGATATATAGGTTGCATTTTCAGGAAAATTTCTTGTCCTGTCCAGACTACAATGAAGGAATGAATATGCCTATCAACATTCCTATCAAGAAGCTTACTTAGCAAAAGCTAAACCAACTTCTCCAATATTTCAAGCTTTTGAAAGACAAAAAATCagttaaaattaaaaagaaaaaacattctttttatttttgctGTCAAATGGAATTGAATTCTCAACTTCTAACAAAACTTAGAATTTAATCATCCATGAGATGCATTTCCATTACACGTCAACATAAAATCCATGGAAAAATAAAGTGACACTGTGCTTATAGAAAGGAACTCTTGAGCGAATTCAATATAAAAAAGCAGTAGTCATGGTTACAAAAGTGATTTTGTCGATGAGGCAGCTGATGACGTATAGACACTTGAGGAAATAGTGTAAGTCATAGTCTGCTCCTTCTCACTCCCAAATGATTTATTAACTTCATAGGTATGTGAAAATGAAGGCGAAAACATATTCAATGGAGGGGGTGAATATGTTGCAACTGGCATTCTTGATGGAAGAATAGGTAATTGAGCTTCAGAGTTTAGAACATGGATTGCTTGCCTTATTGATGGCCTGAGTTTGTTGTCTGGATGAGCACACCATAGACCGATGACCATTAAACATTCCATTTCTTTCTcattaaatattttatttaatcTTGGATCAGTTGCTTCAACTAGCTTTCCCGTTCCATAGAGACTCCACACCCATTCTACCAATCTCATTTGATCTTCTGGTGCTTTAATATCTATCGATCTTCTTCCACTTGCTATTTCCAATGCTACTATTCCAAAGCTGTACACATCTGATTCTTTGCTAGCTTTTCCATTCATGACACATTCAGGTGCCATATACCCCACGGTCCCTGCCAACATTGTTGTTTGAGATCCTTTTTCATGATCAACAAGCCTAGCCAACCCGAAATCACCTAATTTGGCATTGAAGTTTGAATCCAACATGACGTTACTTGCTTTTATGTCCCTATGGACTACGCATTGTTCCCACTCTTCGTGTAGATAGAGCAAAGCCGAGGCAATTCCTTGAGCAATTTTCCACCTGATTTCCCAGACCAACAATGACTTTTCTTTGAAAAGATGTTTATCTAGGCTTGCATTGGGCATCAATTCATAAACAAGATGCAGCTGCCCTGTCTCGTGGCACCAACCGATGAGTTGAACCAAATTTCTGTGCCTTAATCGGCTGATGATCTTCACTTCTGATGCATACTCCTTGATCCCTTGTTTAGACCCTTTAGACACTCTCTTAACAGCAACATATAAGTTACATTCCTTCAATAAGCCTTTATAAACATCACCAAATCCACCTTCTCCAAGCTTCTGTCCCTCAGCAAAGTTGCTTGTTGCACGAGCTAATTCACCAAATGAGAATTTCTTAGGACCAGTACCCTTTTCAAATTCACCGTCCATATCGAGATCAATGAAGGCATGGTCTTTATTATCTCCTTTCCTCTTTTTCTTCCACAAAAAACAGCTGGCAGTAATCAACCCAAGAATCAGAATAGGTAAAACTATGCTTGATCCAACTACTAGTCCCTTGTTTCCTTTTTTCTTGTTGCTACGTACTTCTTGAGGATGATCCTTTGGATCTTGACCTTGAATTGGAGGATCCTTACCTTGAATTGGAGGATCCTTTGGTTCTTGAGCTTGAATTGGAGGACTTGCACTAGGCTGTTCAACATGTTCTGGAACTTTGTTAGTATCAAAATTCAAACTTGAA
This genomic window contains:
- the LOC132625793 gene encoding L-type lectin-domain containing receptor kinase IX.1-like, translating into MVLSKILNILLFLVLFLIPSLNSLNFNLTNINTSDANRSINVTGDAYISNQGIQVTPDERYIALGGKTGRATYIEPLQLWNKATRDLTDFTTHFSFVIDSNGNNSFADGLAFFMAPVGSSIPIGSAGSGLGLVDAETENTSSHEPFIAIEFDTFQNTWDPSSVHVGININSMESVATKLWRNNITLGKKNDAWISYNASSKALEVVFTGFDKKYYRDKFSYTVDLRDYLPENVSFGFSASTGQLFQKNNVKSWDFNSSLNFDTNKVPEHVEQPSASPPIQAQEPKDPPIQGKDPPIQGQDPKDHPQEVRSNKKKGNKGLVVGSSIVLPILILGLITASCFLWKKKRKGDNKDHAFIDLDMDGEFEKGTGPKKFSFGELARATSNFAEGQKLGEGGFGDVYKGLLKECNLYVAVKRVSKGSKQGIKEYASEVKIISRLRHRNLVQLIGWCHETGQLHLVYELMPNASLDKHLFKEKSLLVWEIRWKIAQGIASALLYLHEEWEQCVVHRDIKASNVMLDSNFNAKLGDFGLARLVDHEKGSQTTMLAGTVGYMAPECVMNGKASKESDVYSFGIVALEIASGRRSIDIKAPEDQMRLVEWVWSLYGTGKLVEATDPRLNKIFNEKEMECLMVIGLWCAHPDNKLRPSIRQAIHVLNSEAQLPILPSRMPVATYSPPPLNMFSPSFSHTYEVNKSFGSEKEQTMTYTISSSVYTSSAASSTKSLL
- the LOC132625795 gene encoding LOW QUALITY PROTEIN: uncharacterized protein LOC132625795 (The sequence of the model RefSeq protein was modified relative to this genomic sequence to represent the inferred CDS: inserted 1 base in 1 codon) encodes the protein MKRYSLRKERKREGKVVEYERMSWDALKKTINGLMNKVNAINIKNVIPELFSENLIRGRGLFCRSIMKSQMASPIFTDVFAALVSVVNSKIPVIGDLLLRRLKLQLKRPVNKPQLLSSVKFIAHLVNQQVVHELIALQLLTVFLEEPTDDSVEVAVSFVTECGSILQDLCPFGLHAVFERFRGILHEGEIDKRVQFLIENVFALRKARFQGYPAVRPELDLVEQEDQLTHEISLSDKVDSEIALDVFRPDPNFAENEKKYEELKKMILGEESEKEEDSYAESDEEDDEEQREIKDETETNLINLRRTIYQTIRSSVDFEEAGHKLLKIKIEPGQEKELCIMLLECCSQERAYLRYYGQLGRRFCMINKVYEENFDKCFVQQYSMIHRLETNQLRNMAKFFAHLLATDALPWDVLAXVRLTEEDTTSSSRIFIKILFQELAEHLGIRLLNERLNDPSTQQSFESILPKDNPKNTRFAINFFTSIGLGAITENLRAYLKNMSKLIMQEQKSVPKSSESYSSSSDSESLGSDSESDSSDRERDDRQRKRRRRT